TTTATTTTTTTAAATTTTTTAAAATTCTTGCTTTCAAGTATATATTACTATAAATATTTTTTTATTTTAACTTAGAGTGTTTTAAATGTTTTGTCCAGAATGTGGTGCAACAGATGTTGAAATGATAGATGGAATCTGCAAAAACTGTTTTTTAAAAAAATTTCAACTTATAGAAATCCCAGAAAATATCACTGTAACTATCTGTAAACACTGTAATGCTAAATTAGAAGAGGGAAAATGGAAAGATGAATACCTCATAGAAGACGAAATCATCTATAGAGCATTAGAGCGAAATATAACTATTGCTGATTTAGCAGAAAATGAAGAGATTGAACTTGAAATTGAGCAAATGAGAGGAACAATTGCAGAATGTTATGTTGAAGCAGTTGCAAGTGTTTTAGGTGAAGATGTTATTGAAACACACAGCCCAAATGTAAAAATTAATTATTCCGTTTGTCCTGATTGTAGCAAAAGAAATGCAGGATACTACGAAGCAGTAATTCAATTACGTGCAGATGATAGGGAACTTAAAGAAGAAGAAATTGAAAAGTCAGAGGAAATAATTCATAGAACCCTTGAAAAACAATTTAAAAAAGATAAATTAGCTTATATTCCACAAGTTTCTAAACTTAAAGAAGGAAATGATTATTATATCGGTTCATTAAAATCTTCTAAAAAAATTGTAGAACATCTTAAAGGGGAATTTGGAGGAACTACTAAAGAATCTCCAAGACTCATTAGTGAAGATAAATCAACCGGAAAAGGATTATATAGAATCTGGATATCTATAAGACTTCCTAAATTCTTAAAGGGAGATTTTGTAAAATATAATGAAAAGATATATCAAATTAATGATATCGATGGAAATAGAATACAAGTTATTAATTTAGATACTGGAGATGAAATAGCTTTAAAATGGAGAGAATATGATTCTATTGAAAAAATGGAAGATTTAAACGGCCTTCAAAAGGCCATTATTACAGCTAAATCTCCAAAGTCCATTCAAATTCTTGATCCCGATGATTATAGCCCAATAGATTTAGAAATGAATAAAAAACTAGAAAACTATAATATTGGTGAAGAAATCGATGTAATAAAAATTGAAGGTAAAATTTTTATTGTTTAAAATATTTTAAATAGTTAAAAAATATTTAAAATAGGCCTAAAATATTTTAAATAGTTAAAAAATATTAAAAATAAGGCTAAAATATTTAAAATATGACTAAAATATTTTCAAATGCTAATTAGAAAAATATAATAAGAAACTATCATAATTTTAAAATCATCAAAATTAATTACAAAAGTAAAAGTGCGATTATTAAAAATCATCAAAATTAATTACAAAAGTAAAAGTGTGATTATATGAACATAGAAGAAAAAATTGAATTAATTCAAGAAGGAACTTTAGAAATCATTGATATAGATGAATTAAAAGAAAAGCTCAATAAAGAAAATCCTATAGCTTATACTGGATATGAACCTTCTGGAAAAATTCATTTAGGTCATGCAGTAACAATAATGAAACTTAAACAATTACAGAATTTAGGATTTAAAATCAAAATTTTACTTGCAGATTATCATGCTTTCTTAAATGGAAAAGGAACTGTAGAAGAAATAGCTGAAACTGCTAAATACAATAAAAAGTGCTTCCAAGGATTAGGATTAGCTGAAGACACCGAATATATTCTAGGTTCCTCTTTTCAAACTGGAAGTGATTACACTAATGATGTTTACCAA
Above is a window of Methanobrevibacter olleyae DNA encoding:
- a CDS encoding 60S ribosomal export protein NMD3 gives rise to the protein MFCPECGATDVEMIDGICKNCFLKKFQLIEIPENITVTICKHCNAKLEEGKWKDEYLIEDEIIYRALERNITIADLAENEEIELEIEQMRGTIAECYVEAVASVLGEDVIETHSPNVKINYSVCPDCSKRNAGYYEAVIQLRADDRELKEEEIEKSEEIIHRTLEKQFKKDKLAYIPQVSKLKEGNDYYIGSLKSSKKIVEHLKGEFGGTTKESPRLISEDKSTGKGLYRIWISIRLPKFLKGDFVKYNEKIYQINDIDGNRIQVINLDTGDEIALKWREYDSIEKMEDLNGLQKAIITAKSPKSIQILDPDDYSPIDLEMNKKLENYNIGEEIDVIKIEGKIFIV